The region GAGGCTCGCGATCAGCGGCTCGATTCCGTGAAAGCCGACCGCGCCCTGCGCGGCCGCGCCGAAGTACGAGATCGCGAGCGTGAACGCGGCGAACACGATCGAGATCGCGAGCACCCAGCGGTTGCGGATCCGGTCGTGGAATTCCTTGCCGGCGATCACGCGGATTTGCGCCCACAGCGGGCGGGAGGTCAGCGTACTCATGCGTTCGCCTCGCAGCCGGCATAGCCGAGAAACATGTCTTCGAGCGACGGCTCGTGAATGCGCAGGTCGACGATGCGCGCACCGAGCGGCGCCAGCGCGGCGAGCGCCGCCATCTTCGCGTCGCGCGGGCACGCGAACGCGATGCGCCGGTCGCGCACCGTCGGCTCGCCGAACGGCGCGCGGCGCAGCGCGGCCTCGATCTCGCGCGTGTCGTCGTCGGGCACGACGAGCTCGATCGTGAGCGGCAGGTTCGTCTCGCCGCGCAGCGCGTCGACGCTGCCCACCGCCTGCAGCCGGCCCGCGCGCACGATCGCGAGGCGATCGACGCGCTGCTGGATCTCGGCGAGGATGTGCGACGTGATGACGATCGTCGTGCCCGCGCGCCGGCGCTCGTGCAGGATGCGGTAGAACGCGCGGATGCCGGCGGGATCGAGCCCGTTCGTCGGCTCGTCGAGAAACAGCAGGCGCGGCGCGCCGAGCAGCGCCTGCGCGAAGCCGAGCCGCTGCTTCATGCCCTTCGAGTAGCCGCGGACCTTGCGCGCGGCCGCGTGATCCAGGCCCACCTCGTCGAGGAGCGGCGCGCACGCGGCCGCGTCGACGCCTTTCAGGCGTGCGAAGAAGCGCAGCGTCTCGAGCCCCGTCAGGTTGTCGTAGAGCACGACGTTTTCCGGCAGATAGCCGAGCGTGCGCCGCACGGCGCGAAACCGCGGGTCGCGGGCCGATACGCCGTCGATGCGCACGTTGCCCGCGTCGGCGGCGAGAAGGCCGAGCATCAACTGGAACAGTGTGCTCTTGCCCGCGCCGTTGCGGCCGATGAGGCCGAACAGCTCGCCCGGCGCGATCGCGAGATCGATGCCGTCGACCGCGCGCACCGGCCCGAAGGTCTTGACGACGCCTGTCAGCTCGATCATCGCTTGCCCACCCATTGCGGCCAGCCGGCGTGCGCGGCGCGCATGCGCGGCGCGTCGTCGACGACGCTCGGCACCGCGAGCAGCGGAAACTGCCGCGCGACGACGCGCAGCGCCTGCACGGCCGGACTGTTCATCAGCACCTTGACCGACGGCACGCGCCAGGTCAGCCGGTCGACGAGATCGTTCGCCTTGTACGGCACGTCGCCGACGCCGCGGCCGCGCCGGTCCCAGCCGAGGTAGTTGCTCCAGTAGTTGCCGGGCCACGCGACGTCGCTCGCCGCGACGTAGCGGATCTGCTCGCGGTTGTCCGCGAAATCGTTGCCCGTCACGTCGTTGTGGATCGAGCCGCCCCACAGATGCACGCCGATCTTGTTGTCGACGACGAGGTTGCCGCGGATCGTGTTGTATTCGGCGTCGTAGATGAACAGGCCGCGCTGGTTGCCGGCGACGACGTTGTTCTCGATCAGCGAATCCTGGATCGTGCGCAGCATGATGCCGTGATCGGTGTTGCCCCATACCCGGTTGCCGCGCACGATCTGGTCGCGCGCCTCCATGATCGCGAGGCCGCCGCGGTTGTGATAGACGTCGTTGCCGTCCCAGACGTTGTAGTACGAGTTCATGTAATGCGTGCCGTAGCGCACGTCGTGGATCGTGTTGTGCTCGAAGCGCGCGTGATGCGACACGTCGACATAGATGCCGTCGCGCGTGTAGCTGATCGTGTTGCCGGCGATGCGCGCGCCCGTCGTGTTGTAGAGCTGGATGCCGTTGCCGCGCCTGGGCGACAGCAAATCGCGCTTGCCGACGATCACGTTGCCGGTGACGCGCACGTCGGCCGAGCGCTCGATCCAGAGGCCGAACAGGTTGTAGACGAGCTCGCAGCGCTCGATTCGCGTGCGATCGGAGCCGGGCGCCACGTAGACGCCCGCGTTTTGCGCGGTGAGGCTCGCGCCGCTGTCGACGATCGAAAAGCCGCTGATCGCCACGTCCGGTGCGGCGACGCGGATCACGTCGCCCGCGAGGCGCCCGTCGATCGTCGGGCGGCCGACGCCGCGCAGCGTGAGCGGCTTGTCGATTCTCAGGTTCTCCTCGTAGCGGCCGTGCTGAACGAGCACCGTGTCGCCCGGCCGCGCGGCGGCGAGCGCCGCGCCGATGCGCTCGCCCGGGTGGACGGCAAGCGTCGCCGCGCACGCGGCGTGCATCAGCAGCGCGGCCGCGGCGAGCGTCGCGAGGGCGTGGGGGATCGGCATCGTCGTTGTCGGGTCGTGTGGTCGGGTTCGGCCGGGTGGCGCCGATTCGCGTGCGTCGTCGGGCGGCGCGCGCTGCCGGCATGCGCGGCCGGCGCGCGGGCGGCCGGCGCGGGCATGCGGGCGCGAACCCGTCTCCCGTTTCGGCCGTCCGCGCGGCGCGTCGGCGCGGGCGCTACGCCTCGACGAGCATCCGCGAGCGCATCTCCAGATGCAGCGCGTGGCAGAAGTTCGTGCAGAAGCACCAGAACACGCCGGGCTTGTCCGCGATGAACGTCACCGACTGCGTCTGCTGCGGATGCACGACGAAGTTGATGTTGTAGAACGGGATCGCGAAGCCGTGCGTCAGGTCCTCCACCTTGTCGAGGTTGGTCAGGATGATCGTGACCTCGTCGCCTTTCTTCACGGTCCATTCGCGCAGCCCGAAGGTCGGCGCCTGCGACGTCAGGTAGACGGTGACCTTCCTGCCGTGCCGCTCGACGCGGCTGTCCTTCGCGTTCTTCACCGCGAGCGGGAACTCGTCGAGGTTGTAGATCTGCCGTGTCTTGATGATGTCGCGGCGCACGACGATCGAGTCGTGCGGCTCGGGATACGTCGGATGGTCGGCCACGAGCAGCATCTTCTCGCCGCTGATGTCGATCAACTGCGCGCTGTCCGGATGCAGCGGCCCGACGGGCAGGTAGCGGTCCTTCGAGAACTTGTTGTCCGAGATGAAGAACTGGCCGTCCGGCTCCTTCGTCTCGCCCATCGACGTGAAGCCGTGGCCCGGCTGGTAGTGCACGTCGATCCGGTCGACGACGACTTTCGCCGCCTTCTCGCCCTTGTACGCCTTGATCGCTTCCTCGAGGCTCCACTTGACGATCTGGCTGTCGAGAAAGAGCGTCGTGTACGCGTAGCCCTTGCCGTCGAAGCCGGTATGCAGCGGCCCGAGGCCGATCTCCGGCTCCGCGACCACCGCGTCGCGCGGCTCCTTGAGCTCGCCGGCGAACCACTTGAGCATCAGCTCGTGCGAGATCAGCGTCGCGGTGGGCGAGAGCTTGCCCGAGCACGCGTAGTACTTGCCGTCGGGCGACGCGTTCACGCCGTGCGGGTTCTTCGGCACGCTCACGTAGCAGGTGAGGGCCGTCTTCGGATCGGCGTTCGCCGCGCGCGTGCCGTCGACGACGGGCACGGGCGAGTTGCCCACCTTGAAGAACTTGCCGTTCTTCACCGCTTCCTCGATGCGCGCGACGTTGAAGAACACGCACGCGTCGCGCTCGGCCGCCATCATTTCCTCGTAATGCACGCCGTTCTCGGTGTTGTACTGGTTCGAGCACGCGAGCTTGCCGTCATACGACGTCGCGACGAGATCCATGTTGCCGTCGATCTTCACCTGCCAGCGCGGCTGCATCGTCTTCGCGTCGACGCATGTGAACAGGCAGTAGTACTTCTTCGGGTCGTTCAGGTCGCGGCCGTCGTTCGGGTGCGGAATGTGGAACTCGTTGCCGCAGAACACGCGCGTCGTGTAGTTGATCGTCTGGTCGAGCGGATCGCGCTTGTCGGGGAAGATGCCGTGAAAGCCCTGCACGTTCGGCAGCGGCGTGATCGCGTCGCACTCCATCGTGTCGAGGCGCACGCGCGCGATGCGCGCATTGATCTTGTCGTTCACGAAGATGTACTTGCCGTCGTACGTGCCGTCCGTATAGGACATGTGCACGTGGTGCGTGTCGCCCGTGAAGTATTCGAGCTGGCCGTTGGCCTTGGTGCCGATGATCTTGCGCGATTCGTTCGTGATGCCCCAGCCGGACATGCAGTCGATGTTGTAGACGGGAATGCGCCGGATCTCGCGCCCGGACGGCAGGCCGTGCACGCGGATGTCGCCCGAATGGTCGCCGCTCGAGAACGTGTAGTACGTATCGAGCTTGCCCGGATGCACTTCGTACTTGCCGAAGTCGATCGCGGGGGCCGCAGCCGCGCCGCTCGCCGCGCTCGCGCCCGCGCCGCTCGCCGCGGCGGGCGCGTCGCCGCCCTTGTTGCAGCCCGCGAGGCCGAGCGACAGGCTCGCGCCCGCGAGCCCCGCGACCGCCGACGAGGCGAGGAACCTGCGCCGCCGCGCGTCCTGCGGCGCTGCCGCCGCTTCGGTGTTTTCCTTCGAATTAGCCATCACATTCTCACTCATTGATTCGTTTTCCACGCCGGGCAACGGCCCGTTCCCGCTTTCGATGCCGGTAATCCGGGCTGGCCGGTGACGATTTGCGCCGCATTGCGACAACCTGTCGCTCGATAGACTTCCCCCTCATGGCGGGCCAGACATGACTGCAAATGAACACACGCGAGTAAGGCGATCGAAATTTTTGTTCTCGTGATTCCCTTGTGATTTGACGGAAAGATTTCCGCGGCTAGTGTCGTGTCCCGCCGATTCGCGAGAAATGATCGACCTCAAGAAAAGGCGCGCGTCGGCGCGCGGCGGCCGGCATCGTTGGGGGCGAGGTTGCACGGCGTCAAACAAATCGCGCGGACGAACGCGGGCGGCGGTCGGCGAAACGCAGGTCCGCGTGCGTTCGGGCGGCTCGCGCGCCGCCTGGCGCGCGGCGGGGAAAGCCGCTCCGGGCGGACCGGGGCAGACGAAGGGGGGCGGCATTCGGCGACTCGCGCGCGGCGCGCATCGCGGCGTGGGGCGCGGGGTGCGTTTGCCGCTTTTGCTTGATCGAGATCACTCGGGCGCGCGGCCCGGAAAAACGATAATCGTTCGGTGTCCGGACGTCGTCCGGGTGCAGGATCGCCTCCCGTCAATCGTTTTCGGAAATTCCACCGTTGCCCGGTTTGAAGAAACTCGTCGGATCGTCGCTTGCGCTCGCCGTCGTCGTCACGCTGACGGCGTGGCTCGCGCTGAGGTCCCCGCAGGTATACGTGCAGGGCACGTACGTGTTCGGCACGCGCGTGCAGCTCGCGCTCTACGGCGTGCCG is a window of Burkholderia mallei ATCC 23344 DNA encoding:
- a CDS encoding ABC transporter ATP-binding protein, which translates into the protein MIELTGVVKTFGPVRAVDGIDLAIAPGELFGLIGRNGAGKSTLFQLMLGLLAADAGNVRIDGVSARDPRFRAVRRTLGYLPENVVLYDNLTGLETLRFFARLKGVDAAACAPLLDEVGLDHAAARKVRGYSKGMKQRLGFAQALLGAPRLLFLDEPTNGLDPAGIRAFYRILHERRRAGTTIVITSHILAEIQQRVDRLAIVRAGRLQAVGSVDALRGETNLPLTIELVVPDDDTREIEAALRRAPFGEPTVRDRRIAFACPRDAKMAALAALAPLGARIVDLRIHEPSLEDMFLGYAGCEANA
- a CDS encoding nitrous oxide reductase family maturation protein NosD translates to MPIPHALATLAAAALLMHAACAATLAVHPGERIGAALAAARPGDTVLVQHGRYEENLRIDKPLTLRGVGRPTIDGRLAGDVIRVAAPDVAISGFSIVDSGASLTAQNAGVYVAPGSDRTRIERCELVYNLFGLWIERSADVRVTGNVIVGKRDLLSPRRGNGIQLYNTTGARIAGNTISYTRDGIYVDVSHHARFEHNTIHDVRYGTHYMNSYYNVWDGNDVYHNRGGLAIMEARDQIVRGNRVWGNTDHGIMLRTIQDSLIENNVVAGNQRGLFIYDAEYNTIRGNLVVDNKIGVHLWGGSIHNDVTGNDFADNREQIRYVAASDVAWPGNYWSNYLGWDRRGRGVGDVPYKANDLVDRLTWRVPSVKVLMNSPAVQALRVVARQFPLLAVPSVVDDAPRMRAAHAGWPQWVGKR
- the nosZ gene encoding TAT-dependent nitrous-oxide reductase — encoded protein: MSENVMANSKENTEAAAAPQDARRRRFLASSAVAGLAGASLSLGLAGCNKGGDAPAAASGAGASAASGAAAAPAIDFGKYEVHPGKLDTYYTFSSGDHSGDIRVHGLPSGREIRRIPVYNIDCMSGWGITNESRKIIGTKANGQLEYFTGDTHHVHMSYTDGTYDGKYIFVNDKINARIARVRLDTMECDAITPLPNVQGFHGIFPDKRDPLDQTINYTTRVFCGNEFHIPHPNDGRDLNDPKKYYCLFTCVDAKTMQPRWQVKIDGNMDLVATSYDGKLACSNQYNTENGVHYEEMMAAERDACVFFNVARIEEAVKNGKFFKVGNSPVPVVDGTRAANADPKTALTCYVSVPKNPHGVNASPDGKYYACSGKLSPTATLISHELMLKWFAGELKEPRDAVVAEPEIGLGPLHTGFDGKGYAYTTLFLDSQIVKWSLEEAIKAYKGEKAAKVVVDRIDVHYQPGHGFTSMGETKEPDGQFFISDNKFSKDRYLPVGPLHPDSAQLIDISGEKMLLVADHPTYPEPHDSIVVRRDIIKTRQIYNLDEFPLAVKNAKDSRVERHGRKVTVYLTSQAPTFGLREWTVKKGDEVTIILTNLDKVEDLTHGFAIPFYNINFVVHPQQTQSVTFIADKPGVFWCFCTNFCHALHLEMRSRMLVEA